A region of Drosophila suzukii chromosome 2L, CBGP_Dsuzu_IsoJpt1.0, whole genome shotgun sequence DNA encodes the following proteins:
- the LOC108020019 gene encoding uncharacterized protein produces the protein MKIVLGLTIFAIIWFPALGARRMSYNGNCMVKNRMKTCKGPLRSFYTFSRTLLDCVPVYTKCTKINRRNEYHTEKSCQDDCHYFRQLPKKPWQQGSNHGAPVNPPGPEITRRTTTTTTTTTTTTTEHADKTDSDANEVEASTTTEESTTGGSENEESTSESKETTAETEHNENHNESK, from the exons ATGAAGATAGTACTAGGTTTGACCATTTTCGCTATTATTTGGTTTCCTGCACTCGGCGCCAGGCGCATGT CGTATAACGGCAACTGTATGGTGAAAAACAGGATGAAGACCTGTAAAGGACCTCTTAGATCGTTTTATACCTTTTCACGAACGCTCTTAGATTGTGTACCG GTATATACCAAGTGTACGAAGATAAACAGGAGAAACGAGTACCACACGGAAAAGTCATGCCAAGATGACTGTCACTATTTTAGGCAACTCCCGAAAAAACCATGGCAACAGGGTTCGAATCATGGAGCTCCTGTAAATCCACCGGGTCCTGAAATTACGAGGAGAACAACCACTACCACCACTACTACCACTACAACCACTACAGAACATGCAGATAAGACAGATTCAGATGCGAATGAGGTGGAAGCCTCAACAACAACTGAAGAATCAACAACAGGGGGATCAGAAAATGAAGAATCAACTTCAGAATCAAAAGAAACTACTGCAGAAACAGAACACAATGAAAATCACAATGAATCTAAATAA
- the LOC136116910 gene encoding protein CIMAP1D, producing the protein MGSSKEGKIRSAPAYTITGREKPPLIPVMIFPGPGYYDGEYTVVKPKPPVYSMRGKYKMGSEDSKPGPGAHCPEKINLSHVPAYSFGIKHSQYLGRLNEKNSEFDYSFSGIC; encoded by the exons ATGGGCAGCAGCAAGGAGGGCAAGATTCGCTCGGCTCCGGCCTACACGATCACGGGTCGCGAGAAGCCTCCGTTGATCCCGGTGATGATCTTCCCCGGACCCGGATACTACGATGGCGAGTACACGGTGGTCAAGCCAAAGCCACCGGTCTACTCCATGCGTGGCAAATACAAGATGGGCAGCGAGGACTCGAAGCCCGGACCAGGAGCCCACTGTCCCGAGAAG ATAAACCTCTCCCACGTGCCCGCCTACAGCTTTGGGATCAAGCACTCGCAGTATCTGGGTCGTCTGAACGAGAAGAACTCCGAGTTCGACTATAGCTTTTCCGGAATCTGCTAA
- the LOC108021711 gene encoding serine protease inhibitor 42Dd-like, with protein sequence MKFLCLILLATSVAGRFTDDLYNQLAKDNANKNLISSPLSVDIALSMVYMAAGGKTAQEMRSVLKHPTDKKEVARKYKEFLTNLEGREKVAILEIANRIYVNNDFTIVPEFNQVVKESFKAEAEAISVSDASKAASIVNKWVNDQTRSRIKTIVTDKDITSDLVMILLNAIYFKGQWQYEFDPKKTKQADFRTADKKTVPVQMMSLSGAFRAAYFPSLDAKVIELPYRNSSLSMLIFLPEKVDALPELERKIAVFRPRFRKVNVNLKLPKFKIELTSELGNILKTMGIRDAFSQSADFKGLVGKNGVKISKVRHKAFIEVNEEGAEAAAVTAVLMVFHCMRCGPPPPLEFNADHPFAYVIRDAKTIYFQGHFVKPE encoded by the exons ATGAAGTTTCTAT GTCTGATATTATTGGCCACGTCAGTTGCTGGCCGATTTACTGATGATTTGTACAATCAGTTGGCCAAAGACAATGCCAACAAGAATCTTATTTCTTCGCCTCTTTCCGTCGATATTGCCTTGAGTATGGTCTACATGGCAGCTGGGGGAAAGACAGCCCAAGAAATGAGGAGCGTTTTGAAACATCCCACGGATAAAAAGGAAGTGGCTCGAAAATATAAGGAATTTCTGACAAATCTCGAAGGTCGCGAGAAGGTGGCCATCCTCGAAATAGCCAACCGCATATACGTAAATAATGACTTCACTATAGTTCCGGAGTTCAATCAAGTGGTCAAGGAATCCTTTAAGGCCGAAGCGGAGGCTATCAGCGTAAGTGATGCTAGTAAAGCCGCCTCGATCGTCAATAAGTGGGTGAACGATCAGACGCGCAGCAGGATCAAAACCATTGTTACGGATAAAGATATAACTTCGGATCTGGTAATGATTCTCTTGAATGCCATTTACTTCAAGGGTCAGTGGCAGTACGAATTCGACCCTAAAAAGACCAAGCAGGCCGATTTTCGAACTGCCGACAAAAAAACCGTTCCTGTCCAGATGATGTCGCTATCGGGCGCATTTAGGGCGGCATATTTTCCCAGCCTGGATGCCAAAGTGATCGAGCTTCCTTACCGGAACTCAAGCCTGTCCATGCTCATCTTTTTGCCGGAAAAAGTCGATGCTTTGCCAGAATTGGAGAGAAAGATCGCAGTCTTCCGCCCACGATTTCGAAAGGTGAATGTGAACTTAAAGCTGCCGAAGTTTAAAATCGAACTCACTTCAGAGCTAGGGAATATTCTCAAGACG ATGGGCATACGAGATGCATTTAGTCAAAGTGCGGATTTTAAGGGTCTAGTAGGAAAGAATGGAGTCAAAATCAGCAAAGTCAGGCACAAGGCCTTCATTGAGGTTAACGAAGAGGGCGCCGAGGCAGCTGCTGTTACAG CTGTCTTGATGGTTTTTCACTGCATGAGATGCGGTCCCCCGCCTCCTTTGGAGTTTAATGCCGATCATCCGTTTGCCTACGTCATTCGCGATGCGAAGACCATTTACTTTCAGGGACACTTTGTAAAACCAGAATAA
- the LOC108021710 gene encoding serine protease inhibitor 42Dd-like: MVYMAAGGKTEQEMKDVLKHPTDKKEVARKYKEFLTNLEGREKVAILDLANRIYVTNGFTIVPEFNQVVKGSFKAEAEAISISDASKAASIVNKWVNDQTRSRIKTIVSEEDITSDLVMILLNAIYFKGQWQYEFDPKRTKQADFRTADKKTVPVQMMSLSGAFKAGYIHDLDAKVIELPYRNSSLSMVIFLPEKDDGLPELEKKIIGFSQRLRKVNVNLKLPKFKIELTSELGNILKTMGIRDAFSPTADFKGLVGKNGVRISKVRHKAFIEVNEEGAEAAAVTAVLTVFHCMKCGPPPTLEFNADHPFAYVIRDANTIYFQGHFVGPEK; the protein is encoded by the exons ATGGTCTACATGGCAGCTGGGGGAAAGACAGAACAAGAAATGAAGGACGTTTTGAAACATCCCACGGATAAAAAGGAAGTGGCTCGAAAATATAAGGAATTTCTGACAAATCTCGAAGGTCGCGAGAAGGTGGCCATCCTCGATCTGGCCAACCGTATATACGTAACTAATGGCTTCACTATAGTTCCGGAGTTCAATCAAGTGGTCAAGGGCTCCTTTAAGGCCGAAGCGGAGGCTATCAGCATAAGTGATGCTAGTAAAGCCGCCTCGATCGTCAATAAGTGGGTGAACGATCAGACGCGCAGCAGGATCAAAACCATTGTTTCGGAAGAAGATATAACCTCGGATCTGGTAATGATTCTCTTGAATGCAATTTACTTCAAAGGCCAGTGGCAGTACGAATTCGACCCTAAAAGGACCAAACAGGCTGACTTTCGAACTGCCGACAAAAAAACCGTCCCTGTCCAGATGATGTCGCTATCGGGCGCATTTAAGGCGGGATATATTCACGACCTGGATGCCAAAGTGATTGAGCTTCCTTATCGGAACTCAAGCCTCTCCATGGTCATCTTTTTGCCTGAGAAAGACGATGGTTTGCCAGAATTGGAGAAAAAGATCATAGGCTTCTCCCAACGGCTTCGAAAGGTGAATGTGAACTTAAAACTGCCGAAGTTTAAAATCGAACTCACTTCAGAGCTAGGGAATATTCTCAAGACG ATGGGCATACGAGATGCATTTAGTCCCACTGCGGATTTTAAGGGTCTAGTAGGAAAGAATGGAGTCAGGATCAGCAAAGTCAGGCACAAGGCCTTCATTGAGGTTAACGAAGAGGGCGCCGAGGCAGCAGCTGTTACAG CTGTCTTGACGGTTTTTCACTGCATGAAATGCGGTCCCCCGCCTACCTTAGAGTTTAATGCCGATCATCCGTTTGCCTACGTCATTCGCGATGCGAACACCATTTACTTTCAGGGGCACTTCGTAGGACCAGAAAAATAA
- the LOC108009894 gene encoding sporozoite-associated mosquito saliva protein 1: protein MLREICFFLLICVAFQAALACNGYKAKLVKMENCAGEDAIMTVGSDFSLRLNKKCELVPSGCISNKPFGTAVAKFKVQKDGIVMKEGKIDLCAAIDQASSEGKDMLKLFGAPSSCPVAEEKVCANDHTVDLSKYKAMLGMARGHLIIDSEVKHDTGKSCFHAEIELTKN from the exons ATGCTGCGAGAGATCTGCTTTTTCCTGCTCATCTGTGTGGCCTTTCAGGCTGCCTTGGCTTGC AATGGCTACAAGGCCAAGCTGGTGAAGATGGAGAACTGTGCTGGCGAGGATGCCATCATGACGGTGGGCAGCGACTTCAGCCTGAGGCTGAACAAGAAGTGCGAGCTGGTTCCCTCGGGCTGCATCAGCAACAAGCCCTTCGGCACCGCAGTGGCCAAGTTCAAGGTTCAGAAGGACGGCATCGTGATGAAGGAGGGCAAGATCGACCTGTGCGCCGCCATCGACCAGGCCTCCTCCGAGGGCAAGGACATGCTGAAGCTCTTCGGAGCCCCCTCCTCCTGCCCGGTGGCCGAGGAGAAGGTCTGCGCCAACGACCACACCGTGGATCTCAGCAAGTACAAGGCCATGTTGGGCATGGCCCGCGGTCACCTGATCATCGATTCGGAGGTCAAGCATGACACA GGCAAATCCTGCTTCCATGCCGAAATCGAACTCACCAAGAACTAA
- the LOC108021325 gene encoding serine protease inhibitor 42Dd-like: MVYMAAGGKTAQEMRSVLKLPSDKKEVARKNKKFLTSLEGREKVAILEIANRIYVNDRYSIVPEFNQVVKDSFKAEAEAISISDPSKAALIINKWVNDRTRSRIKTVVTDKDITSDLVMILLNAIYFKGQWQYEFDSKKTKLAGFRTADKKTVPVQMMSLSGAFKAGYNHDLDAKVIELPYRNSSLSMVIFLPEKDDGLPELEQKIAAFSIEFPERNVHLKLPKFKIEFSSELKGIIATMGIRDAFTSAADLGGLVKSSVAKISKVIHKAFIEVNEEGAEAAALTAIQAVLTCSGCGPPQPWVFNADHPFAYVIRDEDTIYFQGHFVKP; encoded by the exons ATGGTCTACATGGCAGCTGGGGGAAAGACAGCCCAAGAAATGAGGAGCGTCTTGAAATTGCCCTCGGATAAAAAGGAAGTGGCTCGTAAAAACAAGAAATTTCTGACAAGTCTCGAAGGTCGCGAGAAAGTGGCCATCCTCGAAATAGCCAACCGTATATACGTAAACGATCGCTACTCTATAGTTCCGGAGTTCAATCAAGTGGTCAAGGACTCCTTTAAGGCCGAAGCGGAGGCTATCAGCATAAGTGATCCTAGTAAAGCCGCTTTAATTATCAATAAGTGGGTAAACGATAGAACGCGCAGCAGGATCAAAACCGTTGTTACGGATAAAGATATAACTTCGGATCTGGTAATGATTCTTTTGAATGCCATTTACTTCAAAGGCCAGTGGCAGTACGAATTTGACTCTAAAAAGACCAAACTGGCCGGTTTTCGAACTGCCGACAAAAAAACCGTCCCTGTCCAGATGATGTCGCTATCGGGCGCATTTAAGGCGGGATATAATCACGACCTGGATGCCAAAGTGATTGAGCTTCCTTATCGGAACTCAAGCCTCTCCATGGTCATCTTCTTGCCTGAGAAAGACGATGGTTTGCCAGAATTGGAGCAGAAAATCGCAGCCTTCTCCATAGAGTTTCCAGAAAGGAATGTGCATTTAAAGTTGCCAAAGTTCAAAATCGAATTTTCCTCAGAGCTAAAGGGTATTATTGCGACG ATGGGCATACGAGATGCATTTACTAGTGCTGCTGATCTTGGAGGTCTGGTTAAGTCTTCAGTAGCCAAGATCAGCAAAGTCATACACAAGGCCTTCATTGAGGTGAACGAAGAGGGTGCCGAGGCGGCAGCTCTTACAG CTATTCAGGCGGTTTTGACTTGCTCTGGATGCGGGCCCCCGCAACCTTGGGTGTTTAATGCCGATCATCCGTTTGCCTACGTCATTCGCGATGAGGACACCATTTATTTTCAGGGACACTTCGTAAAACCATGA
- the LOC108021326 gene encoding uncharacterized protein, producing the protein MKVYLLLVAVAVSLVLIESAKRRTRNSSCLVKNKYMHERTCRGPRRVYYTFHRVLFDCIQVTTKCRQIYRRNEYKTLKLCQDDCAYHMVEPYAPPIGKQTTSAAGEGSTTGEGAEEGATEAGEGGEGGEAPAERTMRRRAKPHHLKIHQRSRKLKH; encoded by the exons ATGAAGGTATACCTTTTGTTGGTAGCCGTTGCAGTCAGTCTCGTTCTCATAGAAAGTGCCAAGCGCAGGA CCAGGAACAGCAGCTGCCTGGTGAAGAACAAGTACATGCACGAACGGACTTGTAGAGGACCTCGTCGAGTCTATTACACCTTCCACCGAGTGCTATTCGATTGCATCCAG GTGACGACCAAGTGCCGGCAGATCTACAGGAGAAACGAGTACAAAACCCTAAAGCTATGCCAAGATGACTGCGCCTACCACATGGTCGAACCATATGCACCACCGATCGGAAAACAGACCACCTCTGCAGCTGGGGAAGGGTCAACCACGGGAGAAGGGGCAGAAGAAGGGGCCACAGAGGCAGGGGAGGGAGGAGAGGGAGGGGAGGCTCCCGCAGAAAGGACAATGAGAAGAAGGGCCAAGCCGCACCATCTGAAGATCCACCAACGAAGTAGAAAGCTGAAACACTAA
- the LOC136117189 gene encoding serine protease inhibitor 42Dd-like, whose product MKFLYLIFLATSVAGRFTDDLYQLLAKDNANKNLISSPLSVDIALSMVYMAAGGKTAQEMRSVLKHPTDKKEVARKYKDFLTNLEGREKVAILDLANRIYVNGRYTIVPEFNQVVKDSFKAEAEAISISDASKAASIVNKWVNDQTRSRIKTIVSEEDITSDLVMILLNAIYFKGQWQYEFDPKKTKQADFRTIDKKTVTVQMMSLSGAFKAGYNHDLDAKVIELPYRNSSLSMVIFLPEKDDGLPELEKKIIGFSQRLRKVNVNLKLPKFKIELTSELGNILQTMGIRDAFSQSADFKGLVGKNGVKISKVRHKASIEVNEEGAEAAAVTAVMMVSRCASCRRPGPLEFNADHPFAYVIRDENTIYFQGHFVKPEK is encoded by the exons ATGAAGTTTCTAT ATCTGATATTTTTGGCCACGTCAGTGGCTGGCCGATTCACTGATGATTTGTACCAACTTTTGGCCAAAGACAATGCCAACAAGAATCTTATTTCTTCGCCTCTTTCCGTCGATATTGCCTTGAGTATGGTCTACATGGCAGCTGGGGGAAAGACAGCCCAAGAAATGAGGAGCGTTTTGAAACATCCCACGGATAAAAAGGAAGTGGCTCGAAAATATAAGGATTTTCTGACAAATCTCGAAGGTCGCGAGAAGGTGGCCATTCTCGATCTGGCCAACCGTATATACGTAAACGGGCGCTATACTATAGTTCCGGAGTTCAATCAAGTGGTCAAGGACTCCTTTAAGGCCGAAGCGGAGGCTATCAGCATAAGTGATGCTAGTAAAGCCGCCTCGATCGTCAATAAGTGGGTAAACGATCAGACGCGCAGCAGGATCAAAACCATTGTTTCGGAAGAAGATATAACCTCGGATCTGGTAATGATTCTCTTGAATGCCATTTACTTCAAAGGTCAGTGGCAGTACGAATTCGACCCTAAAAAGACCAAGCAGGCCGATTTTCGAACTATCGACAAAAAAACCGTTACTGTCCAGATGATGTCGCTATCGGGCGCATTTAAGGCGGGATATAATCACGACCTGGATGCCAAAGTGATTGAGCTTCCTTATCGGAACTCAAGCCTCTCCATGGTCATCTTTTTGCCTGAGAAAGACGATGGTTTGCCAGAATTGGAGAAAAAGATCATAGGCTTCTCCCAACGGCTTCGAAAGGTGAATGTGAACTTAAAGCTGCCGAAGTTTAAAATCGAACTCACTTCAGAGCTAGGGAATATTCTCCAGACG ATGGGCATACGAGATGCATTTAGTCAAAGTGCGGATTTTAAGGGTCTAGTAGGAAAGAATGGAGTCAAAATCAGCAAAGTCAGGCACAAGGCCTCCATTGAGGTTAACGAAGAGGGCGCCGAGGCAGCAGCTGTTACAG CTGTCATGATGGTTTCGAGATGCGCAAGTTGCAGGCGCCCGGGTCCTTTGGAGTTTAATGCCGATCATCCGTTTGCCTACGTCATTCGCGATGAGAACACCATTTACTTTCAGGGACACTTCGTAAAACcagaaaaataa
- the LOC108006515 gene encoding serine protease inhibitor 42Dd-like: MVYMAAGGNTAQEMKDVLKHPTDKKEVARKYKEFLTNLEGREKVAILDLANRIYVTNGFTIVPDFNQVVKDSFKAEAEAISISDPDKAALIINKWVNDRTRSRIKTIVTDQDISPDLVMILLNAIYFKGQWQYEFDPKRTKQADFRTADKKTVPVQMMSLSGAFKAGYIHDLDAKVIELPYRNSSLSMVIFLPEKDDGLPELEKKIAGFSRRLPKVNVNLKLPKFKIELTSELGNILQTMGIRDAFSPSADFKGLVGKNGVRISKVRHKAFIEVNEEGAEAAAITAVIMVLKCSWCVPPFPLDFNADHPFAYVIRDKDTIYFQGHFVKPEK; the protein is encoded by the exons ATGGTCTACATGGCAGCCGGGGGAAATACAGCCCAAGAAATGAAGGACGTTTTGAAACATCCCACGGATAAAAAGGAAGTGGCTCGAAAATATAAGGAATTTCTGACAAATCTCGAAGGTCGCGAGAAGGTGGCCATCCTCGATCTGGCCAACCGTATATACGTAACTAATGGCTTCACTATAGTTCCGGATTTCAATCAAGTGGTCAAGGACTCCTTTAAGGCCGAAGCGGAGGCTATCAGCATAAGTGATCCTGATAAAGCCGCTTTGATTATCAATAAGTGGGTGAACGATAGAACGCGCAGCAGGATCAAAACCATTGTCACGGATCAAGATATATCTCCGGATCTGGTAATGATTCTCTTGAACGCTATTTACTTCAAAGGCCAGTGGCAGTACGAATTCGACCCTAAAAGGACCAAACAGGCTGACTTTCGAACTGCCGACAAAAAAACCGTTCCTGTCCAGATGATGTCGCTATCGGGCGCATTTAAGGCGGGATATATTCACGACCTGGATGCCAAAGTGATTGAGCTTCCTTATCGGAACTCAAGCCTCTCCATGGTCATCTTTTTGCCTGAGAAAGACGATGGTTTGCCAGAATTGGAGAAAAAGATCGCAGGCTTCTCCCGACGGCTTCCAAAGGTGAATGTGAACTTAAAACTGCCGAAGTTTAAAATCGAACTCACTTCAGAGCTAGGGAATATTCTCCAGACG ATGGGCATACGAGATGCATTTAGTCCCAGTGCGGATTTTAAGGGTCTAGTAGGAAAGAATGGAGTCAGGATCAGCAAAGTCAGGCACAAGGCCTTCATTGAGGTTAACGAAGAGGGCGCCGAGGCAGCAGCTATTACAG CTGTCATAATGGTTTTGAAATGCTCATGGTGCGTGCCCCCGTTTCCTTTGGACTTTAACGCCGATCATCCATTTGCCTACGTCATTCGCGATAAAGACACCATTTACTTTCAGGGACACTTTGTAAAACCAGAAAAATAA